A stretch of Manis javanica isolate MJ-LG chromosome 1, MJ_LKY, whole genome shotgun sequence DNA encodes these proteins:
- the ANKRA2 gene encoding ankyrin repeat family A protein 2 isoform X1, which translates to MATSANLDIGAQLIVEECPSSYSLAGVPDIKVEHQLSSNAEEGSAQGVTMGMKFILPNRFDMNVCSRFVKSLNEEDSKNIQDQVNSDLEVASVLFKAECNIHTSASPGIQVRHVYTPSTTKHFSPIKQSTTLTNKHRGNEVSTTPLLANSLSVHQLAAQGEMLYLASRIEQENVINHTDEEGFTPLMWAAAHGQIAVVEFLLQNGADPQLLGKGRESALSLACSKGYTDIVKMLLDCGVDVNEYDWNGGTPLLYAVHGNHVRCVKMLLENGADPTIETDSGYNSMDLAVALGYRSVQQVIESHLLKLLQNIKE; encoded by the exons ATGGCTACATCAGCCAATCTGGATATCGGAGCCCAGCTGATTGTGGAGGAGTGTCCCAGCAGTTACAGTCTAGCTGGTGTGCCGGACATTAAAGTAGAGCACCAGCTGAGCTCGAATGCAGAAGAAGGATCAGCCCAAGGCGTTACCATGGGAATGAAATTCATATTGCCTAACCGATTTGATATGAATGTGTGTTCTCGATTTGTGAAGTCCTTGAATGAAGAGGAtagtaaaaatattcaagatcaaGTTAACTCTGACCTGGAGGTGGCATCTGTCTTATTTAAAG CTGAATGCAACATCCATACATCTGCTTCTCCCGGAATTCAAGTAAGGCATGTCTACACTCCCTCTACAACAAAGCACTTCTCACCCATAAAGCAGTCAACTACTTTAACTAACAAACACAGAGGGAATGAGGTCTCTACCACACCTCTGTTAGCAAATT CTTTATCTGTTCACCAGTTGGCTGCACAGGGTGAGATGCTCTACCTGGCTAGTCGTATTGAACAag aaaatgttaTCAATCACACAGACGAAGAAGGATTTACGCCTCTAATGTGGGCTGCAGCACATGGGCAAATAGCTGTGGTAGAGTTTCTACTTCAGAAT GGTGCTGATCCCCAGCTTTTAGGAAAAGGTCGAGAAAGTGCACTGTCATTGGCCTGTAGTAAAGGCTACACAGATATTGTCAAAATGCTGCTTGATTGTGGAGTTGATGTAAATGAATATGATTGG AATGGAGGGACACCTTTGCTTTATGCTGTCCATGGAAATCATGTGAGATGTGTGAAAATGCTGTTAG AAAATGGAGCTGACCCAACGATTGAAACTGACTCTGGATATAATTCTATGGATTTAGCTGTAGCTTTGGGCTATAGAAGCG TTCAACAGGTCATTGAGTCACATTTACTGAAGCTGCTTCAAAATATCAAGGAGTAG
- the ANKRA2 gene encoding ankyrin repeat family A protein 2 isoform X3, which produces MKRIVKIFKIKLTLTWRWHLSYLKVESYAECNIHTSASPGIQVRHVYTPSTTKHFSPIKQSTTLTNKHRGNEVSTTPLLANSLSVHQLAAQGEMLYLASRIEQENVINHTDEEGFTPLMWAAAHGQIAVVEFLLQNGADPQLLGKGRESALSLACSKGYTDIVKMLLDCGVDVNEYDWNGGTPLLYAVHGNHVRCVKMLLENGADPTIETDSGYNSMDLAVALGYRSVQQVIESHLLKLLQNIKE; this is translated from the exons ATGAAGAGGAtagtaaaaatattcaagatcaaGTTAACTCTGACCTGGAGGTGGCATCTGTCTTATTTAAAGGTTGAAAGTTATG CTGAATGCAACATCCATACATCTGCTTCTCCCGGAATTCAAGTAAGGCATGTCTACACTCCCTCTACAACAAAGCACTTCTCACCCATAAAGCAGTCAACTACTTTAACTAACAAACACAGAGGGAATGAGGTCTCTACCACACCTCTGTTAGCAAATT CTTTATCTGTTCACCAGTTGGCTGCACAGGGTGAGATGCTCTACCTGGCTAGTCGTATTGAACAag aaaatgttaTCAATCACACAGACGAAGAAGGATTTACGCCTCTAATGTGGGCTGCAGCACATGGGCAAATAGCTGTGGTAGAGTTTCTACTTCAGAAT GGTGCTGATCCCCAGCTTTTAGGAAAAGGTCGAGAAAGTGCACTGTCATTGGCCTGTAGTAAAGGCTACACAGATATTGTCAAAATGCTGCTTGATTGTGGAGTTGATGTAAATGAATATGATTGG AATGGAGGGACACCTTTGCTTTATGCTGTCCATGGAAATCATGTGAGATGTGTGAAAATGCTGTTAG AAAATGGAGCTGACCCAACGATTGAAACTGACTCTGGATATAATTCTATGGATTTAGCTGTAGCTTTGGGCTATAGAAGCG TTCAACAGGTCATTGAGTCACATTTACTGAAGCTGCTTCAAAATATCAAGGAGTAG
- the ANKRA2 gene encoding ankyrin repeat family A protein 2 isoform X2: MATSANLDIGAQLIVEECPSSYSLAGVPDIKVEHQLSSNAEEGSAQGVTMGMKFILPNRFDMNVCSRFVKSLNEEDSKNIQDQVNSDLEVASVLFKAECNIHTSASPGIQVRHVYTPSTTKHFSPIKQSTTLTNKHRGNEVSTTPLLANSLSVHQLAAQGEMLYLASRIEQENVINHTDEEGFTPLMWAAAHGQIAVVEFLLQNGADPQLLGKGRESALSLACSKGYTDIVKMLLDCGVDVNEYDWNGGTPLLYAVHGNHVRCVKMLLENGADPTIETDSGYNSMDLAVALGYRSGH; the protein is encoded by the exons ATGGCTACATCAGCCAATCTGGATATCGGAGCCCAGCTGATTGTGGAGGAGTGTCCCAGCAGTTACAGTCTAGCTGGTGTGCCGGACATTAAAGTAGAGCACCAGCTGAGCTCGAATGCAGAAGAAGGATCAGCCCAAGGCGTTACCATGGGAATGAAATTCATATTGCCTAACCGATTTGATATGAATGTGTGTTCTCGATTTGTGAAGTCCTTGAATGAAGAGGAtagtaaaaatattcaagatcaaGTTAACTCTGACCTGGAGGTGGCATCTGTCTTATTTAAAG CTGAATGCAACATCCATACATCTGCTTCTCCCGGAATTCAAGTAAGGCATGTCTACACTCCCTCTACAACAAAGCACTTCTCACCCATAAAGCAGTCAACTACTTTAACTAACAAACACAGAGGGAATGAGGTCTCTACCACACCTCTGTTAGCAAATT CTTTATCTGTTCACCAGTTGGCTGCACAGGGTGAGATGCTCTACCTGGCTAGTCGTATTGAACAag aaaatgttaTCAATCACACAGACGAAGAAGGATTTACGCCTCTAATGTGGGCTGCAGCACATGGGCAAATAGCTGTGGTAGAGTTTCTACTTCAGAAT GGTGCTGATCCCCAGCTTTTAGGAAAAGGTCGAGAAAGTGCACTGTCATTGGCCTGTAGTAAAGGCTACACAGATATTGTCAAAATGCTGCTTGATTGTGGAGTTGATGTAAATGAATATGATTGG AATGGAGGGACACCTTTGCTTTATGCTGTCCATGGAAATCATGTGAGATGTGTGAAAATGCTGTTAG AAAATGGAGCTGACCCAACGATTGAAACTGACTCTGGATATAATTCTATGGATTTAGCTGTAGCTTTGGGCTATAGAAGCG GTCATTGA